The following are encoded in a window of Verrucomicrobiia bacterium genomic DNA:
- a CDS encoding YceI family protein, with the protein MNQLKIASVTLAVAASLALSLSARAEDMVRYRAKPIGSMVRIDGVANVHDWTMEGSLIGGYLEVPANVVLDSSQADVGGVTDGKLKATADVSIRISSIKNIHGYEGMDDVMQDAMNASTSPWIKYHVTEMTLKTPHAPGTPFQFDTKGELSFNNVTNKVSMPVSITSLDKTKLKISAAAVPVSMADFNVKPPVKLGVFKTDPGVKISFDWVVGLSAKAGEAK; encoded by the coding sequence ATGAATCAACTGAAAATCGCTTCTGTTACTTTAGCTGTTGCCGCGTCGCTCGCGCTGTCCCTTTCCGCGCGCGCGGAGGATATGGTTCGCTATCGCGCGAAACCCATTGGCAGCATGGTCCGCATTGATGGCGTGGCGAACGTGCATGACTGGACAATGGAAGGCTCGCTGATCGGCGGCTATCTCGAAGTGCCGGCGAATGTGGTGCTGGATTCTTCACAGGCGGATGTAGGCGGCGTCACTGATGGAAAACTCAAGGCCACCGCCGACGTGTCCATCCGCATTTCTTCGATCAAGAATATTCACGGCTACGAAGGCATGGACGACGTCATGCAGGACGCGATGAACGCTTCCACTTCTCCCTGGATCAAATATCACGTCACTGAGATGACGCTGAAAACACCGCACGCTCCCGGCACGCCATTTCAATTCGATACCAAGGGCGAACTCAGTTTCAACAATGTGACCAACAAGGTTTCCATGCCGGTGAGCATCACGAGCCTGGACAAAACGAAGTTGAAGATCAGCGCCGCAGCCGTCCCTGTCAGCATGGCGGATTTCAACGTGAAGCCCCCGGTCAAGCTTGGCGTTTTCAAAACCGACCCCGGTGTGAAGATTTCTTTTGACTGGGTGGTGGGCTTGTCGGCTAAGGCCGGCGAGGCGAAGTAA
- a CDS encoding Gfo/Idh/MocA family oxidoreductase codes for MTQNDIEKSNPDFNRRHFIKGASVGSLMLAMGGVPLLAESNTNTADSGETHYNSEVPPVACAVIGCGVWGREVLQTLALLPKPDAKIFNAPVVAICDTYQAWLNRAKEFAPKAEAFTDYKKVLELKSVEAVIICTPSHLHREITIAALQAGKHVYCEAPLANSIEDARAIAQAAKTAVKCNFQAGLQMRSDPVKHDVLKFIRNGAIGKSLMARSQSHNKQSWRRTSPNPEREKALNWRLDKTTSLGLIGEIGIHQIDLMNWFINERPTAVTGFGAIMNWSDGRDVADTIQSLIQYPGKANFMYDATLANSFDGEYDMIYGTFAAVMMRYEAASSSANSKRESKAWMFKEVDAPLIGWEIYASKEQFRHESGLALAAGSTKSVKAGDNLQESPYAESTLHYALKAFVKNCHLVRTGLTDYAANFGDDPSGLADYITGLAKSRTAAATYQEGFEATVTAIITNKSIVEGKPLEFSKDMFEI; via the coding sequence ATGACGCAAAACGACATCGAGAAGTCTAATCCTGATTTCAACCGCCGCCATTTCATCAAGGGCGCGTCCGTGGGCAGTCTCATGCTGGCAATGGGCGGTGTGCCGCTCCTGGCCGAAAGCAACACGAACACCGCCGACTCCGGTGAAACCCATTATAATTCCGAAGTGCCGCCCGTCGCGTGCGCGGTCATCGGTTGCGGCGTTTGGGGCCGTGAGGTGTTGCAGACGCTGGCGCTGCTGCCGAAGCCGGATGCGAAAATTTTCAACGCACCGGTCGTGGCGATTTGCGATACGTATCAGGCGTGGCTGAATCGCGCGAAAGAGTTTGCGCCGAAGGCGGAGGCTTTCACCGATTACAAAAAAGTTCTCGAACTTAAAAGTGTCGAGGCGGTGATCATTTGCACGCCGTCGCATTTGCATCGTGAGATCACCATCGCGGCGTTGCAGGCGGGCAAACATGTTTATTGCGAAGCGCCGCTGGCCAATTCCATCGAGGACGCCCGCGCGATTGCCCAGGCCGCCAAGACGGCAGTGAAGTGCAATTTTCAAGCGGGCTTGCAGATGCGTTCCGATCCGGTGAAGCATGACGTTTTGAAATTCATCCGCAACGGCGCCATCGGCAAATCACTCATGGCACGCTCGCAATCGCACAACAAACAAAGCTGGCGCCGCACTTCGCCGAATCCCGAGCGCGAGAAGGCGCTTAATTGGCGTCTCGATAAAACCACTTCGCTCGGTCTCATCGGCGAGATCGGCATTCATCAAATTGATTTGATGAACTGGTTTATCAACGAGCGGCCCACGGCGGTGACGGGTTTTGGCGCGATCATGAATTGGAGTGATGGCCGCGATGTCGCGGATACGATTCAATCCCTGATTCAATATCCGGGCAAAGCGAATTTCATGTATGACGCCACGCTCGCGAATTCTTTTGATGGCGAATACGACATGATTTATGGAACTTTCGCCGCGGTGATGATGCGTTACGAAGCGGCATCCAGTTCCGCTAATTCCAAACGTGAAAGCAAAGCGTGGATGTTCAAGGAAGTGGACGCGCCGTTGATCGGCTGGGAAATTTATGCGTCCAAGGAACAGTTCCGCCACGAAAGCGGTCTCGCGCTGGCGGCGGGTTCGACAAAATCGGTGAAGGCGGGCGACAATTTGCAGGAGTCGCCTTACGCCGAATCCACGCTGCATTATGCGTTGAAGGCATTCGTTAAAAATTGCCATTTGGTGCGCACGGGCCTCACGGATTATGCCGCGAATTTTGGCGATGACCCTTCGGGTCTGGCCGATTATATCACTGGGTTGGCGAAGAGCCGCACGGCGGCGGCGACGTATCAGGAAGGTTTTGAAGCCACCGTTACCGCCATCATCACCAACAAATCCATCGTCGAAGGCAAGCCGCTGGAGTTCTCCAAAGACATGTTCGAAATTTAA
- a CDS encoding polysaccharide deacetylase family protein: protein MPKADVLAQLSSQFFLAPAQRRLFAQGMPVFTYHSIATAPRGARDPFLYVTPERFDEQLTLLAKHGFSSGSLDDIAHSSANADKKFVITFDDGYCNVLDNALEILVHHRARSIQFIVADLIGTRNEWDVVHGDVPEPLMDAAQIRTWLQAGQEIGSHSLTHRNLAKLSTADAREQVFASKKKLEDLFGVPIRHFCYPHGKWTPAVRDLVREAGYATACTTEFGVNTSGTPSFELNRVFVLSRSEMLKKAAHRVARKISGR, encoded by the coding sequence GTGCCCAAAGCTGACGTGCTCGCCCAACTTTCCTCCCAATTTTTTCTCGCGCCCGCACAGCGGCGTCTCTTCGCGCAGGGCATGCCGGTCTTCACGTATCACAGCATCGCCACCGCACCGCGCGGCGCTCGCGATCCGTTTCTTTATGTCACGCCCGAACGCTTCGACGAGCAACTCACACTGCTGGCAAAGCATGGTTTCAGTTCCGGCTCGCTGGATGACATTGCTCATTCGTCCGCCAACGCAGACAAAAAATTTGTCATCACCTTCGACGATGGTTACTGCAATGTTCTGGATAATGCGCTCGAAATCCTCGTTCACCATCGTGCGCGTTCCATCCAATTCATCGTGGCGGATTTGATCGGCACGCGCAATGAATGGGACGTCGTCCACGGTGACGTGCCGGAGCCGTTGATGGACGCCGCGCAAATTCGCACATGGCTGCAGGCCGGGCAGGAAATCGGTTCGCACAGTCTGACGCATCGCAATTTGGCGAAACTTTCCACTGCCGATGCGCGCGAACAAGTTTTCGCCAGCAAGAAAAAACTCGAGGATCTTTTTGGCGTGCCGATCCGCCACTTCTGTTATCCGCATGGCAAATGGACGCCTGCCGTCCGCGATCTCGTGCGTGAGGCGGGTTATGCGACCGCCTGCACGACGGAATTCGGCGTCAATACCTCGGGCACGCCGAGCTTTGAGTTGAACCGCGTCTTCGTGCTCTCCCGATCCGAGATGCTCAAGAAAGCTGCTCATCGAGTCGCGCGAAAAATCAGTGGCCGCTGA
- a CDS encoding SRPBCC domain-containing protein has product MIKHYTCRVMIEGSVVAVYDALTTEAGLRGWWTRTCEVGKRVGEQSTFRFGKMHNVMRIEKLRPDSEVCWHCVEQHHDGLQQVDEWKGTQVSFRLMSQTPGRTLLDFEHRGLAPQLECFAICERGWDHFLKTSLKNYVETGRGEPFIPET; this is encoded by the coding sequence ATGATAAAACATTACACTTGCCGGGTGATGATTGAAGGGTCGGTTGTCGCGGTCTATGACGCATTGACGACGGAAGCCGGACTGCGTGGTTGGTGGACGCGCACCTGCGAGGTGGGCAAACGCGTAGGCGAGCAATCCACCTTCCGCTTCGGCAAAATGCATAACGTGATGCGCATCGAAAAACTACGGCCCGACAGCGAAGTTTGCTGGCATTGCGTCGAGCAACATCACGACGGGCTCCAGCAGGTGGACGAATGGAAGGGCACGCAGGTTTCTTTTCGCCTGATGTCGCAAACGCCGGGGCGTACGCTTTTGGACTTTGAGCATCGCGGGCTTGCGCCGCAGCTCGAATGTTTCGCGATCTGCGAACGCGGCTGGGACCATTTTCTTAAAACCAGCTTGAAAAATTACGTGGAAACCGGCCGTGGCGAACCGTTCATCCCGGAAACGTGA